In a genomic window of Rhododendron vialii isolate Sample 1 chromosome 12a, ASM3025357v1:
- the LOC131309968 gene encoding lysine-specific demethylase JMJ26-like isoform X2, whose protein sequence is MAVEERVASGVPPDHLRCGRMFGTYRQCPGWKMNGKSLCEKHIRLKMLDKNSSSSAVSRVSNDQRKRKKGEKEDGKDHLRCGRIFGTNRRCPGWKMNGKSLCEKHIRLKMLDKNSSSSAVSRVSNDQRKRKRGKKDDGKDERDAEESGKKRTVGRKKKKVEKVPRGKNPEDGESNGKRKARLKQNSSRVGARRKHFSTDGGYDKFQMCHQCQCTKRVVRCRNVIPQSSNPSTEEHCRNVIPKSSNPSIEKHCRKRYCPPCIETWYPRLSEDAIAEKCPYCRGNCNCKTCLRRTDVLMSTGIAGVPDSKDERIHRLNYMVHVLYPFLKQFDHEQELEKNMEAKIQGLSPLHVEIPQAVCDKDKRVYCNNCRTSIADFHRSCPNCKYDLCLTCCREIREGCLRSDRDEIVVRYFDRGESYLHGGEPLISPDQINSSISFDSKPKPEWKATETGCIPCPPEEMGGCDHDHLDLKSIFPESVSELRKKVEKLVKTQIFAKVPGVSEEHCSCLKMNGEVDVGNGKLRQASSRKDAKDNYLYCPLTSDIQQGDLEHFQSHLVTGEPVIVRNVHEFTNGLSWEPMVMWRAFRELTRTKGSNSDVTVTVADCLDWCEVSLLKAEINIHQFFKGYLEGRYDRNDWPKMLKLKNWPPSNLLEERLPRHAAEFILALPYLEYTHPCSGILNLASKLPKDALKPDLGPKTYIAYGFSEELGRGDSVTKLHCDMSDAVNVLIHTSEVKPTSHQLSKIKKLKKKHADHDLEEIMGTGCADNNVRRKGRQGTGGGCGKKMAGRKLSNGLGIKSEHFRNEDANAANFQEGGTRNKTEEWSPGENNTVHPNNLQVDSISEKNWNELETADGGAVWDIFRRQDVPKLGEYLKKHHKEFRHLYCNPVPQVIHPIHDQAFYLTSHHKWKLKEDFGVEPWTFVQELGEAVVIPAGCPHQVRNFKSCIKVALDFVSPENIVECIRLTNEFRLLPRNHCAKDDKLEVKKISLYALKETVKDLEQLTRTA, encoded by the exons ATGGCGGTCGAGGAGCGAGTCGCATCGGGTGTGCCGCCGGACCACCTGCGTTGCGGTAGGATGTTCGGAACGTACCGGCAGTGTCCCGGTTGGAAGATGAACGGCAAGAGTTTGTGCGAGAAGCATATTCGCCTGAAGATGCTCGACAAAAACTCTTCATCTTCTGctgtttctagggtttcgaacgaccagaggaagagaaagaagggggaaaaagaaGACGGAAAGGACCACCTGCGTTGCGGTAGGATTTTCGGAACGAACCGGCGGTGTCCCGGTTGGAAGATGAACGGCAAGAGTTTGTGCGAGAAGCATATTCGCCTAAAGATGCTCGACAAAAACTCTTCGTCTTCTGctgtttctagggtttcgaacgaccagaggaagagaaagagggggaaaaaagacGACGGAAAGGATGAGAGAGACGCTGAAGAGAGTGGGAAAAAAAGAACAGTTGgacggaagaagaagaaggttgaGAAAGTTCCCAGAGGGAAAAATCCAGAGGATGGCGAAAGTAATG GTAAGAGAAAGGCTCGCTTGAAGCAAAATAGCTCGCGCGTCGGTGCTAGAAGGAAGCATTTCAGTACGGAT GGGGGTTACGATAAATTCCAAATGTGCCATCAATGCCAGTGTACTAAGAGGGTGGTCCGGTGTCGCAATGTCATTCCCCAGAGCTCGAATCCAAGTACTGAAGAACATTGTCGCAATGTCATTCCCAAGAGCTCGAATCCAAGCATTGAAAAACATTGCCGGAAACGTTACTGTCCCCCTTGCATTGAGACATG GTACCCTCGACTATCGGAGGATGCAATAGCCGAGAAATGCCCATATTGTCGTGGCAACTGCAATTGCAAAACTTGTTTGCGACGAACAGATGTACTCATG AGTACTGGAATTGCTGGAGTGCCCGACAGCAAGGATGAAAGGATTCATCGCTTGAATTATATGGTACATGTACTCTATCCGTTTTTGAAACAATTTGATCATGAACAAGAACTGGAAAAGAATATGGAAGCTAAGATTCAAG GATTGTCACCGTTGCATGTAGAGATACCGCAGGCTGTTTGTGATAAAGATAAACGTGTTTATTG CAACAACTGTAGAACCTCTATAGCAGATTTTCACAGAAGCTGCCCCAATTGCAAATATGATCTGTGCTTGACTTGTTGTCGAGAAATTCGAGAGGGTTGCCTCCGAAGTGATCGCGATGAGATTGTGGTGCGTTATTTTGACAGAGGGGAGTCTTACTTGCATGGAGGAGAACCTCTTATCTCACCAGATCAAATCAATTCTTCTATTTCATTTGATAGTAAGCCAAAACCTGAGTGGAAAGCAACAGAAACTGGTTGTATACCTTGCCCACCGGAGGAAATGGGTGGTTGTGACCATGACCACTTGGACTTGAAGAGTATTTTTCCAGAAAGTGTTTCCGAATTAAGAAAGAAAGTTGAAAAATTAGTCAAAACCCAGATATTTGCCAAAGTGCCAGGAGTTTCTGAAGAGCACTGCTCTTGTCTGAAAATGAATGGTGAGGTAGATGTTGGTAATGGCAAACTTCGTCAAGCTTCTTCTAGAAAAGATGCCAAGGACAACTATTTGTACTGCCCTTTGACAAGTGATATTCAACAAGGGGATCTAGAGCACTTCCAGAGTCATTTGGTCACGGGAGAGCCAGTAATTGTTCGGAACGTCCATGAATTTACAAATGGATTGAGCTGGGAGCCGATGGTAATGTGGCGTGCATTCCGTGAATTAACACGTACCAAAGGTTCCAACTCAGATGTGACGGTGACAGTAGCTGATTGTCTTGATTGGTGCGAGGTAAGCCTTCTAAAG GCCGAAATAAACATTCACCAATTCTTCAAAGGGTATTTAGAAGGTCGATATGATAGAAATGATTGGCCTAAGATGCTCAAACTGAAAAATTGGCCCCCATCTAACTTGCTGGAGGAACGTTTACCACGCCATGCTGCAGAGTTCATTCTCGCCTTGCCATATTTAGAGTACACACATCCCTGTTCCGGTATTCTTAATTTGGCTTCAAAGTTGCCTAAGGATGCATTGAAACCAGATCTAGGTCCAAAAACCTATATAGCGTATGGATTCTCCGAAGAGCTTGGACGTGGAGATTCTGTGACCAAGCTTCATTGCGACATGTCAGACGCG GTGAATGTGCTGATACATACATCAGAAGTGAAGCCTACTTCTCACCAGCTTTCCAagataaaaaaactaaaaaagaagcATGCTGACCATGACCTAGAAGAAATCATGGGTACTGGCTGTGCAGACAATAATGTGAGAAGAAAGGGGAGACAGGGGACAGGAGGTGGTTGTGGGAAAAAGATGGCGGGGAGGAAATTGTCAAATGGATTGGGTATTAAGTCAGAACATTTTCGCAATGAGGATGCCAATGCTGCCAATTTTCAGGAAGGGGGAACTAGAAATAAAACAGAGGAGTGGAGTCCAGGGGAGAATAATACTGTTCATCCTAATAATTTGCAAGTTGATTCTATTTCTGAGAAGAATTGGAATGAATTGGAGACAGCAGATGGAGGTGCTGTTTGGGATATTTTCCGGCGGCAGGATGTTCCCAAGCTGGGGGAATATCTTAAAAAGCACCATAAGGAGTTCAGGCACCTGTATTGCAATCCAGTACCACAG GTTATTCACCCTATTCACGATCAGGCATTCTACTTGACCTCGCATCACAAATGGAAGCTAAAAGAAGATTTTG GAGTTGAACCTTGGACATTTGTGCAAGAACTTGGAGAAGCAGTCGTCATACCTGCTGGATGTCCTCATCAAGTTAGAAACTTTAAG TCATGTATAAAGGTTGCTCTCGACTTCGTGTCACCTGAAAACATAGTAGAGTGCATTCGTTTGACTAATGAATTTCGTCTTCTTCCTAGAAACCATTGTGCTAAGGATGACAAACTAGAG
- the LOC131309968 gene encoding lysine-specific demethylase JMJ25-like isoform X5: MAVEERVASGVPPDHLRCGRMFGTYRQCPGWKMNGKSLCEKHIRLKMLDKNSSSSAVSRVSNDQRKRKKGEKEDGKDHLRCGRIFGTNRRCPGWKMNGKSLCEKHIRLKMLDKNSSSSAVSRVSNDQRKRKRGKKDDGKDERDAEESGKKRTVGRKKKKVEKVPRGKNPEDGESNGGRGKRKARLKQNSSRVGARRKHFSTDGGYDKFQMCHQCQCTKRVVRCRNVIPQSSNPSTEEHCRNVIPKSSNPSIEKHCRKRYCPPCIETWYPRLSEDAIAEKCPYCRGNCNCKTCLRRTDVLMSTGIAGVPDSKDERIHRLNYMVHVLYPFLKQFDHEQELEKNMEAKIQGLSPLHVEIPQAVCDKDKRVYCNNCRTSIADFHRSCPNCKYDLCLTCCREIREGCLRSDRDEIVVRYFDRGESYLHGGEPLISPDQINSSISFDSKPKPEWKATETGCIPCPPEEMGGCDHDHLDLKSIFPESVSELRKKVEKLVKTQIFAKVPGVSEEHCSCLKMNGEVDVGNGKLRQASSRKDAKDNYLYCPLTSDIQQGDLEHFQSHLVTGEPVIVRNVHEFTNGLSWEPMVMWRAFRELTRTKGSNSDVTVTVADCLDWCEVSLLKAEINIHQFFKGYLEGRYDRNDWPKMLKLKNWPPSNLLEERLPRHAAEFILALPYLEYTHPCSGILNLASKLPKDALKPDLGPKTYIAYGFSEELGRGDSVTKLHCDMSDAVNVLIHTSEVKPTSHQLSKIKKLKKKHADHDLEEIMGTGCADNNVRRKGRQGTGGGCGKKMAGRKLSNGLGIKSEHFRNEDANAANFQEGGTRNKTEEWSPGENNTVHPNNLQVDSISEKNWNELETADGGAVWDIFRRQDVPKLGEYLKKHHKEFRHLYCNPVPQ; encoded by the exons ATGGCGGTCGAGGAGCGAGTCGCATCGGGTGTGCCGCCGGACCACCTGCGTTGCGGTAGGATGTTCGGAACGTACCGGCAGTGTCCCGGTTGGAAGATGAACGGCAAGAGTTTGTGCGAGAAGCATATTCGCCTGAAGATGCTCGACAAAAACTCTTCATCTTCTGctgtttctagggtttcgaacgaccagaggaagagaaagaagggggaaaaagaaGACGGAAAGGACCACCTGCGTTGCGGTAGGATTTTCGGAACGAACCGGCGGTGTCCCGGTTGGAAGATGAACGGCAAGAGTTTGTGCGAGAAGCATATTCGCCTAAAGATGCTCGACAAAAACTCTTCGTCTTCTGctgtttctagggtttcgaacgaccagaggaagagaaagagggggaaaaaagacGACGGAAAGGATGAGAGAGACGCTGAAGAGAGTGGGAAAAAAAGAACAGTTGgacggaagaagaagaaggttgaGAAAGTTCCCAGAGGGAAAAATCCAGAGGATGGCGAAAGTAATGGTGGGAGAG GTAAGAGAAAGGCTCGCTTGAAGCAAAATAGCTCGCGCGTCGGTGCTAGAAGGAAGCATTTCAGTACGGAT GGGGGTTACGATAAATTCCAAATGTGCCATCAATGCCAGTGTACTAAGAGGGTGGTCCGGTGTCGCAATGTCATTCCCCAGAGCTCGAATCCAAGTACTGAAGAACATTGTCGCAATGTCATTCCCAAGAGCTCGAATCCAAGCATTGAAAAACATTGCCGGAAACGTTACTGTCCCCCTTGCATTGAGACATG GTACCCTCGACTATCGGAGGATGCAATAGCCGAGAAATGCCCATATTGTCGTGGCAACTGCAATTGCAAAACTTGTTTGCGACGAACAGATGTACTCATG AGTACTGGAATTGCTGGAGTGCCCGACAGCAAGGATGAAAGGATTCATCGCTTGAATTATATGGTACATGTACTCTATCCGTTTTTGAAACAATTTGATCATGAACAAGAACTGGAAAAGAATATGGAAGCTAAGATTCAAG GATTGTCACCGTTGCATGTAGAGATACCGCAGGCTGTTTGTGATAAAGATAAACGTGTTTATTG CAACAACTGTAGAACCTCTATAGCAGATTTTCACAGAAGCTGCCCCAATTGCAAATATGATCTGTGCTTGACTTGTTGTCGAGAAATTCGAGAGGGTTGCCTCCGAAGTGATCGCGATGAGATTGTGGTGCGTTATTTTGACAGAGGGGAGTCTTACTTGCATGGAGGAGAACCTCTTATCTCACCAGATCAAATCAATTCTTCTATTTCATTTGATAGTAAGCCAAAACCTGAGTGGAAAGCAACAGAAACTGGTTGTATACCTTGCCCACCGGAGGAAATGGGTGGTTGTGACCATGACCACTTGGACTTGAAGAGTATTTTTCCAGAAAGTGTTTCCGAATTAAGAAAGAAAGTTGAAAAATTAGTCAAAACCCAGATATTTGCCAAAGTGCCAGGAGTTTCTGAAGAGCACTGCTCTTGTCTGAAAATGAATGGTGAGGTAGATGTTGGTAATGGCAAACTTCGTCAAGCTTCTTCTAGAAAAGATGCCAAGGACAACTATTTGTACTGCCCTTTGACAAGTGATATTCAACAAGGGGATCTAGAGCACTTCCAGAGTCATTTGGTCACGGGAGAGCCAGTAATTGTTCGGAACGTCCATGAATTTACAAATGGATTGAGCTGGGAGCCGATGGTAATGTGGCGTGCATTCCGTGAATTAACACGTACCAAAGGTTCCAACTCAGATGTGACGGTGACAGTAGCTGATTGTCTTGATTGGTGCGAGGTAAGCCTTCTAAAG GCCGAAATAAACATTCACCAATTCTTCAAAGGGTATTTAGAAGGTCGATATGATAGAAATGATTGGCCTAAGATGCTCAAACTGAAAAATTGGCCCCCATCTAACTTGCTGGAGGAACGTTTACCACGCCATGCTGCAGAGTTCATTCTCGCCTTGCCATATTTAGAGTACACACATCCCTGTTCCGGTATTCTTAATTTGGCTTCAAAGTTGCCTAAGGATGCATTGAAACCAGATCTAGGTCCAAAAACCTATATAGCGTATGGATTCTCCGAAGAGCTTGGACGTGGAGATTCTGTGACCAAGCTTCATTGCGACATGTCAGACGCG GTGAATGTGCTGATACATACATCAGAAGTGAAGCCTACTTCTCACCAGCTTTCCAagataaaaaaactaaaaaagaagcATGCTGACCATGACCTAGAAGAAATCATGGGTACTGGCTGTGCAGACAATAATGTGAGAAGAAAGGGGAGACAGGGGACAGGAGGTGGTTGTGGGAAAAAGATGGCGGGGAGGAAATTGTCAAATGGATTGGGTATTAAGTCAGAACATTTTCGCAATGAGGATGCCAATGCTGCCAATTTTCAGGAAGGGGGAACTAGAAATAAAACAGAGGAGTGGAGTCCAGGGGAGAATAATACTGTTCATCCTAATAATTTGCAAGTTGATTCTATTTCTGAGAAGAATTGGAATGAATTGGAGACAGCAGATGGAGGTGCTGTTTGGGATATTTTCCGGCGGCAGGATGTTCCCAAGCTGGGGGAATATCTTAAAAAGCACCATAAGGAGTTCAGGCACCTGTATTGCAATCCAGTACCACAG TGA
- the LOC131309968 gene encoding lysine-specific demethylase JMJ25-like isoform X6, translating into MAVEERVASGVPPDHLRCGRMFGTYRQCPGWKMNGKSLCEKHIRLKMLDKNSSSSAVSRVSNDQRKRKKGEKEDGKDHLRCGRIFGTNRRCPGWKMNGKSLCEKHIRLKMLDKNSSSSAVSRVSNDQRKRKRGKKDDGKDERDAEESGKKRTVGRKKKKVEKVPRGKNPEDGESNGGRGKRKARLKQNSSRVGARRKHFSTDGGYDKFQMCHQCQCTKRVVRCRNVIPQSSNPSTEEHCRNVIPKSSNPSIEKHCRKRYCPPCIETWYPRLSEDAIAEKCPYCRGNCNCKTCLRRTDVLMSTGIAGVPDSKDERIHRLNYMVHVLYPFLKQFDHEQELEKNMEAKIQGLSPLHVEIPQAVCDKDKRVYCNNCRTSIADFHRSCPNCKYDLCLTCCREIREGCLRSDRDEIVVRYFDRGESYLHGGEPLISPDQINSSISFDSKPKPEWKATETGCIPCPPEEMGGCDHDHLDLKSIFPESVSELRKKVEKLVKTQIFAKVPGVSEEHCSCLKMNGEVDVGNGKLRQASSRKDAKDNYLYCPLTSDIQQGDLEHFQSHLVTGEPVIVRNVHEFTNGLSWEPMVMWRAFRELTRTKGSNSDVTVTVADCLDWCEVSLLKAEINIHQFFKGYLEGRYDRNDWPKMLKLKNWPPSNLLEERLPRHAAEFILALPYLEYTHPCSGILNLASKLPKDALKPDLGPKTYIAYGFSEELGRGDSVTKLHCDMSDAVNVLIHTSEVKPTSHQLSKIKKLKKKHADHDLEEIMGTGCADNNVRRKGRQGTGGGCGKKMAGRKLSNGLGIKSEHFRNEDANAANFQEGGTRNKTEEWSPGENNTVHPNNLQVDSISEKNWNELETADGGAVWDIFRRQDVPKLGEYLKKHHKEFRHLYCNPVPQ; encoded by the exons ATGGCGGTCGAGGAGCGAGTCGCATCGGGTGTGCCGCCGGACCACCTGCGTTGCGGTAGGATGTTCGGAACGTACCGGCAGTGTCCCGGTTGGAAGATGAACGGCAAGAGTTTGTGCGAGAAGCATATTCGCCTGAAGATGCTCGACAAAAACTCTTCATCTTCTGctgtttctagggtttcgaacgaccagaggaagagaaagaagggggaaaaagaaGACGGAAAGGACCACCTGCGTTGCGGTAGGATTTTCGGAACGAACCGGCGGTGTCCCGGTTGGAAGATGAACGGCAAGAGTTTGTGCGAGAAGCATATTCGCCTAAAGATGCTCGACAAAAACTCTTCGTCTTCTGctgtttctagggtttcgaacgaccagaggaagagaaagagggggaaaaaagacGACGGAAAGGATGAGAGAGACGCTGAAGAGAGTGGGAAAAAAAGAACAGTTGgacggaagaagaagaaggttgaGAAAGTTCCCAGAGGGAAAAATCCAGAGGATGGCGAAAGTAATGGTGGGAGAG GTAAGAGAAAGGCTCGCTTGAAGCAAAATAGCTCGCGCGTCGGTGCTAGAAGGAAGCATTTCAGTACGGAT GGGGGTTACGATAAATTCCAAATGTGCCATCAATGCCAGTGTACTAAGAGGGTGGTCCGGTGTCGCAATGTCATTCCCCAGAGCTCGAATCCAAGTACTGAAGAACATTGTCGCAATGTCATTCCCAAGAGCTCGAATCCAAGCATTGAAAAACATTGCCGGAAACGTTACTGTCCCCCTTGCATTGAGACATG GTACCCTCGACTATCGGAGGATGCAATAGCCGAGAAATGCCCATATTGTCGTGGCAACTGCAATTGCAAAACTTGTTTGCGACGAACAGATGTACTCATG AGTACTGGAATTGCTGGAGTGCCCGACAGCAAGGATGAAAGGATTCATCGCTTGAATTATATGGTACATGTACTCTATCCGTTTTTGAAACAATTTGATCATGAACAAGAACTGGAAAAGAATATGGAAGCTAAGATTCAAG GATTGTCACCGTTGCATGTAGAGATACCGCAGGCTGTTTGTGATAAAGATAAACGTGTTTATTG CAACAACTGTAGAACCTCTATAGCAGATTTTCACAGAAGCTGCCCCAATTGCAAATATGATCTGTGCTTGACTTGTTGTCGAGAAATTCGAGAGGGTTGCCTCCGAAGTGATCGCGATGAGATTGTGGTGCGTTATTTTGACAGAGGGGAGTCTTACTTGCATGGAGGAGAACCTCTTATCTCACCAGATCAAATCAATTCTTCTATTTCATTTGATAGTAAGCCAAAACCTGAGTGGAAAGCAACAGAAACTGGTTGTATACCTTGCCCACCGGAGGAAATGGGTGGTTGTGACCATGACCACTTGGACTTGAAGAGTATTTTTCCAGAAAGTGTTTCCGAATTAAGAAAGAAAGTTGAAAAATTAGTCAAAACCCAGATATTTGCCAAAGTGCCAGGAGTTTCTGAAGAGCACTGCTCTTGTCTGAAAATGAATGGTGAGGTAGATGTTGGTAATGGCAAACTTCGTCAAGCTTCTTCTAGAAAAGATGCCAAGGACAACTATTTGTACTGCCCTTTGACAAGTGATATTCAACAAGGGGATCTAGAGCACTTCCAGAGTCATTTGGTCACGGGAGAGCCAGTAATTGTTCGGAACGTCCATGAATTTACAAATGGATTGAGCTGGGAGCCGATGGTAATGTGGCGTGCATTCCGTGAATTAACACGTACCAAAGGTTCCAACTCAGATGTGACGGTGACAGTAGCTGATTGTCTTGATTGGTGCGAGGTAAGCCTTCTAAAG GCCGAAATAAACATTCACCAATTCTTCAAAGGGTATTTAGAAGGTCGATATGATAGAAATGATTGGCCTAAGATGCTCAAACTGAAAAATTGGCCCCCATCTAACTTGCTGGAGGAACGTTTACCACGCCATGCTGCAGAGTTCATTCTCGCCTTGCCATATTTAGAGTACACACATCCCTGTTCCGGTATTCTTAATTTGGCTTCAAAGTTGCCTAAGGATGCATTGAAACCAGATCTAGGTCCAAAAACCTATATAGCGTATGGATTCTCCGAAGAGCTTGGACGTGGAGATTCTGTGACCAAGCTTCATTGCGACATGTCAGACGCG GTGAATGTGCTGATACATACATCAGAAGTGAAGCCTACTTCTCACCAGCTTTCCAagataaaaaaactaaaaaagaagcATGCTGACCATGACCTAGAAGAAATCATGGGTACTGGCTGTGCAGACAATAATGTGAGAAGAAAGGGGAGACAGGGGACAGGAGGTGGTTGTGGGAAAAAGATGGCGGGGAGGAAATTGTCAAATGGATTGGGTATTAAGTCAGAACATTTTCGCAATGAGGATGCCAATGCTGCCAATTTTCAGGAAGGGGGAACTAGAAATAAAACAGAGGAGTGGAGTCCAGGGGAGAATAATACTGTTCATCCTAATAATTTGCAAGTTGATTCTATTTCTGAGAAGAATTGGAATGAATTGGAGACAGCAGATGGAGGTGCTGTTTGGGATATTTTCCGGCGGCAGGATGTTCCCAAGCTGGGGGAATATCTTAAAAAGCACCATAAGGAGTTCAGGCACCTGTATTGCAATCCAGTACCACAG TAA